A single Argentina anserina chromosome 7, drPotAnse1.1, whole genome shotgun sequence DNA region contains:
- the LOC126802720 gene encoding protein RNA-directed DNA methylation 3 isoform X2 has protein sequence MDKGKAIAGSGSSAAGKRKPVDDKSGGGSRKRRNPGVLQFFEHSAAESDGSDGSDIDDFMEEVETEPVVNSEPEKAHIPPFIPKEEVVDEEEFERMMEERYRTGSTYVTYTEDNFENKRSVDGTVLEPSAKDPVIWKVKCAVGRERHSAFCMMQKFVDLRSLGTKLQMISAFAVDHIKGFVFIEADKLCDVQEACKGLCNIYASRVTPVPKNEAPHLLAPRTRKSEIAVGTWTRVKSGNYKGDLGQVVAVNEKKKATVKLIPRIDLQAMAAKYGGGFTRKKLPTPAPRLISTSELEEFRPLIQDRKDKDTGLRFLCLDGMLLKDGYLYKKVSLDSLNCWGVMPSEEEILKFKSSENNESADLEWLSQLYGDNKKRKSIGSDEEEGSAGCIGKGGGSSKGSGKGKGPSVGKEGSSGCTGKGEGSSRCTGKGEGSSRCTGKGEGSSEHGGSLYELYALVCFGKKDFGLVLGVAKDDTYKILKEDLGGSAVVTVPQKEIKTVLSDVKFTALDQHQKNICINDKVKVLEGPLKDRQGIVKQVYRGTIFMFDENETEYGGYFCSKSQMCEKIKLSIDVSPEQDGGSGALGFEDFTLSPNSPLSPKKPWQGRENNFNQGDDGMFSIGQTLRIRVGPLKGYLCRVLVIRRADITVKIDSQQRVLTVKTEHLTEVRAKSSAILSEDLESSSLKPFDMLGEGGHDWTDGGGTSAGGEGWNAGGSSGEGNAWPSFSASGNSLQPESSSANPFDSDGNGAKKEDSSWERNVASNNNSSWGAKVGDDSSLSDTWKKASEPASSSWGVAAAVDNKDQSTGWGKSNSWGAKVGGDSTLSDTWQKVSEPASSSWGVAAPVDNNDHSTGWGAKAGCDSTVSDSWKKASEPASNSSWGVAATADNKDHSSVWGGNDSRKPSVADDSGGGGSAWNKPAGGSWSKQAGGSSWGKQVDSNTGDAGWKSSTPSVENQNGSWGNAGGWAKAQGGSGNDNQKDSWKNPGGVDDNKSSSWMKEDGVSAWNKQDGGSSWNAGGSWSKGGDQGSGGGGGYGDGSVGRGGAGGNCFKCGESGHMARECPQDGGGGGSRGSGGGNCFKCGESGHMSRECPQGGGGRGGGSGNCYKCGEAGHMSRECPQGGGGGGGGNCFKCGEAGHMSRECPQGGGGGRGGGGGNCFKCGESGHMSRECPQGGGGRGGGGGNCYKCGEAGHMSRECPQGGGGGRGGGGGNCFKCGESGHMSRECPQGGGGSRGGGGGNCFKCGESGHMSRECPQGCGGGGNCYKCGESGHMSRECPQGGGGGRGAGSGNCFKCGESGHMARDCSQGGGSYGGFGGGGKPTESWSKSSWGTGVGGSGNGGGKPTESWSKSSWGTGDGGSGSGGAKPTESWSKSAWGTGDGGSRSGGAKPTESWSKSAWGTGDGDSGSGGAKPTESWSKSAWGTGDGGSGSGGAKPTESWKKSAWGTGDGGSGNGGAKPTSSSWGTAADSGNGGASGETKPADSWSKPSASAWGKGDGTSGGASGEAKPANSWSKPSASAWGNGDNSSGGASDEAKPADPWSKPSASAWGKGDGGSGSGGW, from the exons ATGGATAAGGGGAAGGCGATAGCCGGAAGCGGATCGTCCGCCGCCGGCAAGCGCAAGCCCGTCGATGACAAGTCCGGCGGTGGAAGCCGGAAGCGGAGGAACCCCGGCGTTCTCCAGTTCTTCGAGCACTCCGCCGCCGAATCCGACGGCTCCGACGGCAGCGACATCGACG ATTTTATGGAAGAAGTTGAAACAGAACCTGTAGTCAACAGTGAACCTGAGAAAGCCCATATCCCTCCATTTATTCCTAAAGAGGAGGTTGTGGATGAGGAAGAATTTGAAAGAATGATGGAAGAACGATACAGAACTGGTTCTACCTATGTTACCTACACTGAagataattttgaaaataaaagatCAGTTGATGGAACTGTGCTCGAGCCTTCTGCTAAAGATCCTGTTATCTGGAAAGTAAAGTGTGCG GTTGGACGCGAGAGGCACTCAGCTTTTTGTATGATGCAGAAGTTTGTAGACTTACGATCATTGGGTACCAAGCTGCAGATGATATCTGCATTTGCTGTTGATCACATCAAGggttttgttttcattgaaGCTGATAAGCTATGTGATGTACAGGAG GCCTGTAAAGGACTATGTAATATTTATGCATCCCGTGTGACACCAGTTCCTAAAAATGAAGCTCCTCATTTGCTGGCTCCTCGGACTAGGAAGAGTGAAATTGCTGTCGGTACTTGGACCCGTGTGAAGAGTGGGAACTACAAGGGTGACTTGGGACAG GTTGTGGCTgtgaatgaaaagaaaaaagcaaCAGTGAAGCTGATACCCAGAATTGATCTACAAGCAATGGCTGCCAAATAC GGCGGGGGATTTACTAGAAAGAAGCTGCCCACTCCAGCACCGAGATTGATCAGTACAAGCGAACTTGA gGAGTTCCGCCCTCTCATTCAGGACAGGAAGGATAAGGATACTGGATTGCGTTTTCTGTGTCTTGATGGTATGCTCCTTAAGGATGGATATCTGTACAAAAAAGTGTCATTAGATTCATTAAATTGCTGGGGTGTCATGCCGTCTGAAGAGGAGATACTGAAATTCAAGTCTTCTGAGAACAATGAATCTGCCGATCTGGAGTGGCTTTCACAACTTTATGGTGACAATAAGAAAAGGAAGAGCATTGGCAGTGATGAAGAAGAGGGTTCAGCAGGGTGTATTGGAAAAGGGGGAGGCTCATCAAAGGGTAGTGGCAAAGGAAAAGGTCCTTCAGTTGGGAAAGAAGGTTCTTCAGGGTGTACTGGAAAAGGAGAAGGTTCTTCACGGTGTACTGGGAAAGGAGAAGGTTCTTCACGGTGTACTGGGAAAGGAGAAG GTTCTTCAGAGCATGGTGGGAGTCTCTATGAGCTGTATGCTCTTGTTTGTTTCGG CAAAAAAGATTTTGGTCTTGTCTTAGGCGTTGCGAAAGATGATACTTACAAG ATACTGAAAGAGGATTTGGGAGGATCTGCTGTTGTGACAGTTCCACAGAAGGAGATAAAGACTGTGCTTTCTGATGTAAAATTCACTGCTTTAGATCAGCACCAGAAGAACATTTGCATTAATGATAAAGTTAAAGTTTTGGAAGGACCATTGAAG GACAGGCAAGGAATAGTGAAGCAAGTCTACAGGGGCACGATATTCATGTTTGATGAGAATGAGACAGAATATGGTGGTTATTTCtgttcaaaatctcaaatgtgTGAGAAAATTAAGCTTTCCATTGACGTCAGCCCAGAACAG GATGGGGGTTCTGGTGCTCTGGGTTTTGAAGATTTCACATTATCACCTAATTCCCCTCTATCTCCAAAAAAACCATGGCAAGGAAGGGAAAATAACT TCAACCAGGGTGATGATGGAATGTTCTCAATTGGTCAAACTTTAAGAATTCGTGTTGGTCCATTAAAGGGATACCTCTGTCGTGTCTTGGTCATACGCCGTGCTGATATCACTGTTAAAATTGATTCTCAGCAAAGGGTTCTTACAG TTAAAACTGAGCATCTTACAGAGGTTCGTGCAAAGAGCTCTGCCATTCTTAG TGAGGATCTGGAGTCTAGCTCTCTTAAACCATTTGATATGCTTGGTGAAGGAGGTCACG ATTGGACAGATGGAGGTGGGACATCAGCTGGGGGTGAAGGGTGGAATGCTGGAGGGTCATCTGGTGAAGG GAATGCTTGGCCAAGTTTCTCGGCCTCGGGCAATTCA CTTCAGCCTGAGTCAAGCTCTGCGAATCCTTTTGATTCTGATGGAAATGGTGCTAAAAAGG AGGATAGTTCATGGGAGAGGAACGTGGCTTCAAATAACAACTCATCTTGGGGCGCTAAAGTTGGAGATGACAGCAGTCTTTCTGATACTTGGAAAAAAGCATCAGAACCTGCCAGTTCATCCTGGGGTGTAGCAGCAGCAGTAGATAACAAGGATCAAAGTACTGGGTGGGGCAAAAGCAACTCTTGGGGCGCCAAAGTTGGAGGTGACAGCACTTTGTCAGATACTTGGCAAAAAGTATCAGAACCTGCTAGTTCATCCTGGGGTGTGGCAGCACCAGTAGATAACAATGATCACAGTACTGGGTGGGGTGCAAAGGCTGGATGTGACAGCACTGTGTCAGATAGTTGGAAAAAAGCATCAGAACCTGCTAGTAATTCCTCCTGGGGTGTTGCAGCAACAGCTGATAACAAGGATCACAGTTCTGTCTGGGGCGGTAATGATAGTCGGAAACCAAGTGTTGCAGATGATAGTGGTGGCGGAGGTTCTGCTTGGAATAAGCCAGCGGGAGGTTCTTGGAGTAAACAAGCTGGAGGATCCTCCTGGGGTAAGCAAGTCGATTCAAATACTGGTGATGCAGGGTGGAAAAGTTCAACACCGTCAGTAGAGAATCAGAATGGGAGCTGGGGTAATGCAGGTGGTTGGGCAAAAGCTCAAGGTGGATCTGGTAATGATAATCAGAAAGACAGTTGGAAGAACCCAGGTGGTGTAGATGACAATAAAAGCTCATCATGGATGAAGGAAGATGGAGTTTCTGCCTGGAATAAACAAGATGGAGGCTCTTCTTGGAATGCTGGTGGTTCTTGGAGTAAAGGTGGGGATCAAGGgtctggtggtggtggtggctatgGCGATGGTTCTGTTGGTAGAGGGGGTGCAGGTGGAAACTGTTTTAAGTGTGGTGAGTCAGGACACATGGCTAGGGAGTGTCCTCAGGACGGCGGTGGCGGTGGCAGTAGAGGTAGTGGAGGCGGCAACTGTTTCAAGTGTGGTGAATCTGGCCACATGTCCAGGGAGTGCCCTcagggtggtggtggtagaggAGGTGGAAGTGGGAATTGTTACAAGTGCGGTGAAGCTGGCCACATGTCTAGGGAGTGCCCTCAGGGTggtggaggaggtggaggtggtAACTGTTTCAAATGCGGTGAAGCTGGACACATGTCTAGGGAGTGCCCtcaaggtggtggtggtggtagaggGGGTGGAGGCGGCAATTGTTTCAAGTGCGGTGAGTCCGGCCACATGTCCAGGGAGTGCCCTcagggtggtggtggtagaggaggtggag gtgggAATTGTTACAAGTGTGGTGAAGCTGGACACATGTCTAGGGAGTGTCCTCAGGGGGGCGGTGGTGGTAGAGGGGGTGGAGGTGGTAATTGTTTTAAGTGTGGAGAATCTGGACACATGTCGAGGGAATGTCCTCAAGGCGGGGGTGGTAGTAGAGGGGGTGGAGGTGGTAACTGCTTCAAGTGTGGTGAATCTGGACATATGTCAAGGGAGTGCCCTCAGGGCTGTGGTGGAGGTGGGAACTGTTACAAGTGTGGTGAATCAGGACACATGTCTAGGGAGTGCCCTCAGGGTGGTGGCGGTGGTAGAGGGGCTGGAAGTGGGAACTGTTTTAAGTGTGGCGAATCTGGACACATGGCTAGGGACTGCTCTCAGGGAGGTGGTAGCTATGGCGGCTTTGGTGGTGGAGGAAAGCCCACTGAGTCATGGAGCAAGAGTTCTTGGGGTACTGGAGTTGGTGGAAGTGGCAATGGGGGAGGAAAGCCCACTGAGTCATGGAGCAAGAGTTCTTGGGGTACTGGAGATGGTGGAAGCGGCAGTGGCGGAGCAAAGCCCACTGAGTCATGGAGCAAGAGTGCTTGGGGTACTGGAGATGGCGGAAGTCGCAGTGGCGGAGCAAAACCCACTGAGTCATGGAGCAAGAGTGCTTGGGGTACTGGAGATGGCGATAGTGGCAGTGGCGGAGCAAAGCCCACTGAATCATGGAGCAAGAGTGCTTGGGGTACTGGAGATGGCGGTAGTGGCAGTGGTGGAGCAAAGCCCACTGAGTCATGGAAAAAGAGTGCTTGGGGTACTGGAGATGGCGGAAGTGGCAATGGTGGAGCAAAACCCACTTCAAGCTCTTGGGGTACTGCAGCAGATAGTGGAAATGGTGGAGCTAGTGGTGAAACAAAGCCTGCTGATTCATGGAGCAAGCCGTCAGCAAGTGCCTGGGGTAAGGGAGATGGTACAAGTGGCGGAGCTAGTGGTGAAGCAAAGCCTGCTAATTCATGGAGCAAGCCATCAGCAAGTGCCTGGGGTAATGGAGATAATTCAAGTGGCGGAGCTAGTGATGAAGCAAAGCCTGCTGATCCATGGAGCAAGCCGTCAGCAAGTGCTTGGGGCAAGGGAGATGGTGGAAGTGGCTCTGGAGGGTGGTGA
- the LOC126802720 gene encoding protein RNA-directed DNA methylation 3 isoform X3, translating to MDKGKAIAGSGSSAAGKRKPVDDKSGGGSRKRRNPGVLQFFEHSAAESDGSDGSDIDDFMEEVETEPVVNSEPEKAHIPPFIPKEEVVDEEEFERMMEERYRTGSTYVTYTEDNFENKRSVDGTVLEPSAKDPVIWKVKCAVGRERHSAFCMMQKFVDLRSLGTKLQMISAFAVDHIKGFVFIEADKLCDVQEACKGLCNIYASRVTPVPKNEAPHLLAPRTRKSEIAVGTWTRVKSGNYKGDLGQVVAVNEKKKATVKLIPRIDLQAMAAKYGGGFTRKKLPTPAPRLISTSELEEFRPLIQDRKDKDTGLRFLCLDGMLLKDGYLYKKVSLDSLNCWGVMPSEEEILKFKSSENNESADLEWLSQLYGDNKKRKSIGSDEEEGSAGCIGKGGGSSKGSGKGKGPSVGKEGSSGCTGKGEGSSRCTGKGEGSSEHGGSLYELYALVCFGKKDFGLVLGVAKDDTYKILKEDLGGSAVVTVPQKEIKTVLSDVKFTALDQHQKNICINDKVKVLEGPLKDRQGIVKQVYRGTIFMFDENETEYGGYFCSKSQMCEKIKLSIDVSPEQDGGSGALGFEDFTLSPNSPLSPKKPWQGRENNFNQGDDGMFSIGQTLRIRVGPLKGYLCRVLVIRRADITVKIDSQQRVLTVKTEHLTEVRAKSSAILSEDLESSSLKPFDMLGEGGHDWTDGGGTSAGGEGWNAGGSSGEGNAWPSFSASGNSLQPESSSANPFDSDGNGAKKEDSSWERNVASNNNSSWGAKVGDDSSLSDTWKKASEPASSSWGVAAAVDNKDQSTGWGKSNSWGAKVGGDSTLSDTWQKVSEPASSSWGVAAPVDNNDHSTGWGAKAGCDSTVSDSWKKASEPASNSSWGVAATADNKDHSSVWGGNDSRKPSVADDSGGGGSAWNKPAGGSWSKQAGGSSWGKQVDSNTGDAGWKSSTPSVENQNGSWGNAGGWAKAQGGSGNDNQKDSWKNPGGVDDNKSSSWMKEDGVSAWNKQDGGSSWNAGGSWSKGGDQGSGGGGGYGDGSVGRGGAGGNCFKCGESGHMARECPQDGGGGGSRGSGGGNCFKCGESGHMSRECPQGGGGRGGGSGNCYKCGEAGHMSRECPQGGGGGGGGNCFKCGEAGHMSRECPQGGGGGRGGGGGNCFKCGESGHMSRECPQGGGGRGGGGGNCYKCGEAGHMSRECPQGGGGGRGGGGGNCFKCGESGHMSRECPQGGGGSRGGGGGNCFKCGESGHMSRECPQGCGGGGNCYKCGESGHMSRECPQGGGGGRGAGSGNCFKCGESGHMARDCSQGGGSYGGFGGGGKPTESWSKSSWGTGVGGSGNGGGKPTESWSKSSWGTGDGGSGSGGAKPTESWSKSAWGTGDGGSRSGGAKPTESWSKSAWGTGDGDSGSGGAKPTESWSKSAWGTGDGGSGSGGAKPTESWKKSAWGTGDGGSGNGGAKPTSSSWGTAADSGNGGASGETKPADSWSKPSASAWGKGDGTSGGASGEAKPANSWSKPSASAWGNGDNSSGGASDEAKPADPWSKPSASAWGKGDGGSGSGGW from the exons ATGGATAAGGGGAAGGCGATAGCCGGAAGCGGATCGTCCGCCGCCGGCAAGCGCAAGCCCGTCGATGACAAGTCCGGCGGTGGAAGCCGGAAGCGGAGGAACCCCGGCGTTCTCCAGTTCTTCGAGCACTCCGCCGCCGAATCCGACGGCTCCGACGGCAGCGACATCGACG ATTTTATGGAAGAAGTTGAAACAGAACCTGTAGTCAACAGTGAACCTGAGAAAGCCCATATCCCTCCATTTATTCCTAAAGAGGAGGTTGTGGATGAGGAAGAATTTGAAAGAATGATGGAAGAACGATACAGAACTGGTTCTACCTATGTTACCTACACTGAagataattttgaaaataaaagatCAGTTGATGGAACTGTGCTCGAGCCTTCTGCTAAAGATCCTGTTATCTGGAAAGTAAAGTGTGCG GTTGGACGCGAGAGGCACTCAGCTTTTTGTATGATGCAGAAGTTTGTAGACTTACGATCATTGGGTACCAAGCTGCAGATGATATCTGCATTTGCTGTTGATCACATCAAGggttttgttttcattgaaGCTGATAAGCTATGTGATGTACAGGAG GCCTGTAAAGGACTATGTAATATTTATGCATCCCGTGTGACACCAGTTCCTAAAAATGAAGCTCCTCATTTGCTGGCTCCTCGGACTAGGAAGAGTGAAATTGCTGTCGGTACTTGGACCCGTGTGAAGAGTGGGAACTACAAGGGTGACTTGGGACAG GTTGTGGCTgtgaatgaaaagaaaaaagcaaCAGTGAAGCTGATACCCAGAATTGATCTACAAGCAATGGCTGCCAAATAC GGCGGGGGATTTACTAGAAAGAAGCTGCCCACTCCAGCACCGAGATTGATCAGTACAAGCGAACTTGA gGAGTTCCGCCCTCTCATTCAGGACAGGAAGGATAAGGATACTGGATTGCGTTTTCTGTGTCTTGATGGTATGCTCCTTAAGGATGGATATCTGTACAAAAAAGTGTCATTAGATTCATTAAATTGCTGGGGTGTCATGCCGTCTGAAGAGGAGATACTGAAATTCAAGTCTTCTGAGAACAATGAATCTGCCGATCTGGAGTGGCTTTCACAACTTTATGGTGACAATAAGAAAAGGAAGAGCATTGGCAGTGATGAAGAAGAGGGTTCAGCAGGGTGTATTGGAAAAGGGGGAGGCTCATCAAAGGGTAGTGGCAAAGGAAAAGGTCCTTCAGTTGGGAAAGAAGGTTCTTCAGGGTGTACTGGAAAAGGAGAAGGTTCTTCACGGTGTACTGGGAAAGGAGAAG GTTCTTCAGAGCATGGTGGGAGTCTCTATGAGCTGTATGCTCTTGTTTGTTTCGG CAAAAAAGATTTTGGTCTTGTCTTAGGCGTTGCGAAAGATGATACTTACAAG ATACTGAAAGAGGATTTGGGAGGATCTGCTGTTGTGACAGTTCCACAGAAGGAGATAAAGACTGTGCTTTCTGATGTAAAATTCACTGCTTTAGATCAGCACCAGAAGAACATTTGCATTAATGATAAAGTTAAAGTTTTGGAAGGACCATTGAAG GACAGGCAAGGAATAGTGAAGCAAGTCTACAGGGGCACGATATTCATGTTTGATGAGAATGAGACAGAATATGGTGGTTATTTCtgttcaaaatctcaaatgtgTGAGAAAATTAAGCTTTCCATTGACGTCAGCCCAGAACAG GATGGGGGTTCTGGTGCTCTGGGTTTTGAAGATTTCACATTATCACCTAATTCCCCTCTATCTCCAAAAAAACCATGGCAAGGAAGGGAAAATAACT TCAACCAGGGTGATGATGGAATGTTCTCAATTGGTCAAACTTTAAGAATTCGTGTTGGTCCATTAAAGGGATACCTCTGTCGTGTCTTGGTCATACGCCGTGCTGATATCACTGTTAAAATTGATTCTCAGCAAAGGGTTCTTACAG TTAAAACTGAGCATCTTACAGAGGTTCGTGCAAAGAGCTCTGCCATTCTTAG TGAGGATCTGGAGTCTAGCTCTCTTAAACCATTTGATATGCTTGGTGAAGGAGGTCACG ATTGGACAGATGGAGGTGGGACATCAGCTGGGGGTGAAGGGTGGAATGCTGGAGGGTCATCTGGTGAAGG GAATGCTTGGCCAAGTTTCTCGGCCTCGGGCAATTCA CTTCAGCCTGAGTCAAGCTCTGCGAATCCTTTTGATTCTGATGGAAATGGTGCTAAAAAGG AGGATAGTTCATGGGAGAGGAACGTGGCTTCAAATAACAACTCATCTTGGGGCGCTAAAGTTGGAGATGACAGCAGTCTTTCTGATACTTGGAAAAAAGCATCAGAACCTGCCAGTTCATCCTGGGGTGTAGCAGCAGCAGTAGATAACAAGGATCAAAGTACTGGGTGGGGCAAAAGCAACTCTTGGGGCGCCAAAGTTGGAGGTGACAGCACTTTGTCAGATACTTGGCAAAAAGTATCAGAACCTGCTAGTTCATCCTGGGGTGTGGCAGCACCAGTAGATAACAATGATCACAGTACTGGGTGGGGTGCAAAGGCTGGATGTGACAGCACTGTGTCAGATAGTTGGAAAAAAGCATCAGAACCTGCTAGTAATTCCTCCTGGGGTGTTGCAGCAACAGCTGATAACAAGGATCACAGTTCTGTCTGGGGCGGTAATGATAGTCGGAAACCAAGTGTTGCAGATGATAGTGGTGGCGGAGGTTCTGCTTGGAATAAGCCAGCGGGAGGTTCTTGGAGTAAACAAGCTGGAGGATCCTCCTGGGGTAAGCAAGTCGATTCAAATACTGGTGATGCAGGGTGGAAAAGTTCAACACCGTCAGTAGAGAATCAGAATGGGAGCTGGGGTAATGCAGGTGGTTGGGCAAAAGCTCAAGGTGGATCTGGTAATGATAATCAGAAAGACAGTTGGAAGAACCCAGGTGGTGTAGATGACAATAAAAGCTCATCATGGATGAAGGAAGATGGAGTTTCTGCCTGGAATAAACAAGATGGAGGCTCTTCTTGGAATGCTGGTGGTTCTTGGAGTAAAGGTGGGGATCAAGGgtctggtggtggtggtggctatgGCGATGGTTCTGTTGGTAGAGGGGGTGCAGGTGGAAACTGTTTTAAGTGTGGTGAGTCAGGACACATGGCTAGGGAGTGTCCTCAGGACGGCGGTGGCGGTGGCAGTAGAGGTAGTGGAGGCGGCAACTGTTTCAAGTGTGGTGAATCTGGCCACATGTCCAGGGAGTGCCCTcagggtggtggtggtagaggAGGTGGAAGTGGGAATTGTTACAAGTGCGGTGAAGCTGGCCACATGTCTAGGGAGTGCCCTCAGGGTggtggaggaggtggaggtggtAACTGTTTCAAATGCGGTGAAGCTGGACACATGTCTAGGGAGTGCCCtcaaggtggtggtggtggtagaggGGGTGGAGGCGGCAATTGTTTCAAGTGCGGTGAGTCCGGCCACATGTCCAGGGAGTGCCCTcagggtggtggtggtagaggaggtggag gtgggAATTGTTACAAGTGTGGTGAAGCTGGACACATGTCTAGGGAGTGTCCTCAGGGGGGCGGTGGTGGTAGAGGGGGTGGAGGTGGTAATTGTTTTAAGTGTGGAGAATCTGGACACATGTCGAGGGAATGTCCTCAAGGCGGGGGTGGTAGTAGAGGGGGTGGAGGTGGTAACTGCTTCAAGTGTGGTGAATCTGGACATATGTCAAGGGAGTGCCCTCAGGGCTGTGGTGGAGGTGGGAACTGTTACAAGTGTGGTGAATCAGGACACATGTCTAGGGAGTGCCCTCAGGGTGGTGGCGGTGGTAGAGGGGCTGGAAGTGGGAACTGTTTTAAGTGTGGCGAATCTGGACACATGGCTAGGGACTGCTCTCAGGGAGGTGGTAGCTATGGCGGCTTTGGTGGTGGAGGAAAGCCCACTGAGTCATGGAGCAAGAGTTCTTGGGGTACTGGAGTTGGTGGAAGTGGCAATGGGGGAGGAAAGCCCACTGAGTCATGGAGCAAGAGTTCTTGGGGTACTGGAGATGGTGGAAGCGGCAGTGGCGGAGCAAAGCCCACTGAGTCATGGAGCAAGAGTGCTTGGGGTACTGGAGATGGCGGAAGTCGCAGTGGCGGAGCAAAACCCACTGAGTCATGGAGCAAGAGTGCTTGGGGTACTGGAGATGGCGATAGTGGCAGTGGCGGAGCAAAGCCCACTGAATCATGGAGCAAGAGTGCTTGGGGTACTGGAGATGGCGGTAGTGGCAGTGGTGGAGCAAAGCCCACTGAGTCATGGAAAAAGAGTGCTTGGGGTACTGGAGATGGCGGAAGTGGCAATGGTGGAGCAAAACCCACTTCAAGCTCTTGGGGTACTGCAGCAGATAGTGGAAATGGTGGAGCTAGTGGTGAAACAAAGCCTGCTGATTCATGGAGCAAGCCGTCAGCAAGTGCCTGGGGTAAGGGAGATGGTACAAGTGGCGGAGCTAGTGGTGAAGCAAAGCCTGCTAATTCATGGAGCAAGCCATCAGCAAGTGCCTGGGGTAATGGAGATAATTCAAGTGGCGGAGCTAGTGATGAAGCAAAGCCTGCTGATCCATGGAGCAAGCCGTCAGCAAGTGCTTGGGGCAAGGGAGATGGTGGAAGTGGCTCTGGAGGGTGGTGA